The window CAAGCAAAAATCAACCCTTGATGATACTTTGGATGTATTCCCTTGCCATGGTATTGGTGGTATGGTGGGAATGTTACTGACCGGCATCTTCGCTACTAAATCTGTGAATGGAGCGGGCGCTGATGGTCTTTTCTATGGCAATCCAGCCTTCTTCTTCACCCAGTTGAAAGCTTTAGGTATCGTTGTAGTATACAGCTTTGCAGTTTCTTATGGCATCTTCAAATTCATCAACTTCCTGTTGCCGCTTCGCGTGAGCTCTGAAGAAGAAGAACTTGGCCTGGATGCTACCCAACATAACGAAAAATATCTCCAGGGAACATTGCTTGTTCATAACAACGGCCAGATCAAAGAAGAACTCGTTGACCTCTGACCGGTAACAATTTCCAACCAAAACTAAAATAGAAAAAGGTACAGCATAATGGTGGTCTTCTGACACAAGATCACCGCCGTACCCTTTCCCTTAACACTTAAAATGTTACGCAATGTTACAAAAAATTTTTGCAACCGGGATTGCACTAAGCTTATCGACTGCCCTCTTTTCGCAAACCCCTGAAACCACCAGTCCCGCCCCGGCAGAAGCCGCTGAGACCAGTTCTCCCGAACCCCAGGAAAAGAAACCTACATTTACTTTTAGCGGCTTCGCTGATATTTATTACCGATACGATTTCAGCAAGAATGCTTCCAATAACAGGAGTAGTTTTACCAACAGCCACAATTCATTTGAATTGGGAATGGCTTCCCTTAAACTTGAAAGCAGTTTCGGGAAAGTAGGCATGGTCGCCGACCTCGGATTTGGAAAAAGGGCTCAGGAATTTTCCTACAATGAATCGGGTATAGTTGCATCCATCAAGCAATTATACATTACCTACGCAGCTACCGATTGGCTGAAATTCACCGGAGGTAGTTGGGCTACCCATGTTGGTTATGAACTGGTAGACGCCCCGCTCAACCGTAACTATTCCATGTCCTATATGTTCTCCTATGGACCATTCTTCCATACCGGAGTAAAAGCCGATCTTACCTTCGGCAAGCATGGATTCATGATCGGTATCGCCAACCCAACCGATTACAAATCGGCCCCAACCGACAGTAAGAAATCCGTGATCGCACAGTACAGCTATGCGTTCAATGACAACTGGAAGGTATACCTGAACTATGTAGGTGGGACCCGTCCGGCTGATACTGCCAAGACAGATCAGTTCGATGCCGTAATCAGCGGCAAGTTCAGTGATAAATTCAGTGTGGGATTCAATGGAAGCATCTTCAGGGCCAGCATACCGGAAGTAGCAAGATCATTGAAGGATGATGCGCAGGATTGGTGGGCATCTGCAGTCTACCTGAACTTTGACCCTACCACCACCTTTGGCCTGACCCTTCGTTCCGAGTATTTCAATGACCAGAACCAATTGGCCCCCACCTCCTATGCTACACAGGGCGCATCTATCTGGGCCAATACCATCTCTGCCAACTTCAGGGTGGGCAACCTGACCATCATCCCTGAAATGAGATTTGAATCTGCTTCAAAAGATATTTATACAGGCAAGGATGGCGCGGAGAAAGCTGGCAATGCCAGTGCCTTGCTCGCTGCGGTCTATCGCTTCTGATCGCTGTTTCACATATGGCAAGCAATCGTTGAGAACCCCCTGTGTCTACAGGGGGTTTACTTTTAGGAACATTTTCAATCCTGGAATATCGGGCCCCTCAACAAATAACCCTTAAGCGCTGTTGCGGCCGGCATTGATGATCCCGAATGAGCAGCGCATTACCAACTTCTCGAAAGCGTCTTTGGATGCCTGATTCAACTGGTGAAACTTCTCCATCTCCCGCACTTTTCCAATGGCATATTGCTGGATGGTGGTCAGGGGTAGTACGATCCGCTCCCTCATTTGAACAGAAAGCTGCTCAACCGGGTAATTAGCCATCAATTCATTCTTACCGGAAAGCTTGAAGATATACTTCATGGTCAATTCATACTCGGAATAGATCTTATTCCATATATCCCCGAACTGGGGATCATCAGAAAGATAGGCGGTGAGCGGGAAAAAACACTTCTGCATGGCCATCTCACAATTCTCGATCAGGGTCCTGAAGAATAAGGATTCCTGGTACATGGCTTTCACTTCCTTCCATTGTCCACGTTGTTCTGCCAATTGCAATGCCGTGCCAACTCCATAATAGCCTGTTACATTCTGCTTCAGCTGGCTCCATGATCCGACGAAAGGTATCGCTCGCAGGTCCTTTAGTCGCAGCCTTGCATTATTCCCTCTTTTGGCAGGACGGGAACCAATATTGGTAGCAGCGTAAAACCGCAATGGACTGATCTGTGAAAGGTAATCCACAAAACCAGGATGCTCCTTCAGTGAGGCATAAGCCTGGAACCCGTCTTCTGCAAGTTGTTCCAGCAACTGCTGTTGAACTGGCCCCAAGGTCAATTGATCCCTGTTCCTCAATGCATTTGATAGCCCCGCATGGATAAGCTGTTCCATATTGAACTGGGCCGCATCAATGGTTCCGAAATTGGAACTGATGGTCTGGCCCTGGATGGTCAATTGGATCTCACGGTTAGAAACATCGCTTCCCATGGAAGCATAGAACTTTTGGGTCTTACCACCGCCCCTTGCAGGAGGACCACCACGCCCATCGAAGAACAAGACATCAATGCCAAATTCCTGTGACAAGGCAGTTAACTCCTGCTTTGCCTTAAGGATACTATAGTTGGCCATCAGGTAACCGCCATCTTTTGTTCCGTCTGAAAATCCCAGCATGATGGTTTGCCTTTCCCCCCTCCTCTTCAAATGATCATGGTAAGACGGGAAGGAATACAGTGTACGCATGATCACCCCGGCCTGCTTGAGGTCGTCGATTGTTTCGAACAAGGGTACTATATCAATGTACAAAGCTTCCTGCTTCCAGCCCCCAAGCATGAATAAAGCGTAGACT is drawn from Flavihumibacter rivuli and contains these coding sequences:
- a CDS encoding outer membrane beta-barrel protein codes for the protein MLQKIFATGIALSLSTALFSQTPETTSPAPAEAAETSSPEPQEKKPTFTFSGFADIYYRYDFSKNASNNRSSFTNSHNSFELGMASLKLESSFGKVGMVADLGFGKRAQEFSYNESGIVASIKQLYITYAATDWLKFTGGSWATHVGYELVDAPLNRNYSMSYMFSYGPFFHTGVKADLTFGKHGFMIGIANPTDYKSAPTDSKKSVIAQYSYAFNDNWKVYLNYVGGTRPADTAKTDQFDAVISGKFSDKFSVGFNGSIFRASIPEVARSLKDDAQDWWASAVYLNFDPTTTFGLTLRSEYFNDQNQLAPTSYATQGASIWANTISANFRVGNLTIIPEMRFESASKDIYTGKDGAEKAGNASALLAAVYRF